The following are encoded together in the Lactuca sativa cultivar Salinas chromosome 1, Lsat_Salinas_v11, whole genome shotgun sequence genome:
- the LOC111881422 gene encoding cytochrome P450 736A117 — protein sequence MMSFLSYPFLWSLFMIILFFIKWQFFPSKSSTNPPPSPPRLPIIGNFHQLGPLHHQFLRSLSLRYGPLMLIHLGNVPTVVASSAEAAREIMKTYDIIFASRPESKLIKKLLYDGKTVSGSPYGDHWRQLKSIMVLQLLSTKRVRFFRSVREEETAIMLKIIRDSNNEPVNLSDLFVTYTNNVTCQVVLGRKYGEGVNGKKFKQLLRDFLITLGSFAVADFIPSLAWVDRINGFDSKVERITREIDEFVEGVLDEHKKKQKDVIEHENFVDILLEIQKEDEDGGILNKTNIKALLLDAYTAGTDTTATVLEWVMAELLKHPRIMKKVKDEVRTILAGKNGIAEEDLEKMSYLKAVIKETLRVHPPLPMLVPNVASKDVRVMGYDISKGTLVMTNVWAIGRDPKHWDEPEEYRPERFLGSNIDFKGHDFELIPFGAGRRICPGIAFAMATNENLLATLLYKFDWKLGNGEKEEELDMSESPGVAVRKRIPLLAVATPV from the coding sequence ATGATGAGTTTTTTATCTTATCCATTTCTTTGGTCACTCTTTATGATCATTCTCTTCTTCATCAAATGGCAATTCTTCCCATCTAAATCCTCGACAAACCCCCCACCATCACCACCCCGATTACCAATCATcggaaacttccaccaactcggCCCCCTCCACCACCAATTCCTGCGGTCATTATCTCTCCGTTATGGTCCACTCATGCTCATCCATCTCGGCAACGTCCCGACGGTGGTCGCCTCATCAGCGGAAGCCGCCCGTGAGATCATGAAAacttatgacatcatcttcgcAAGCCGACCCGAATCCAAATTGATAAAGAAGCTTCTCTACGATGGTAAAACCGTGTCCGGATCCCCCTACGGTGACCATTGGAGACAGTTAAAAAGCATCATGGTGCTTCAGCTTCTGAGTACCAAGAGGGTTCGGTTTTTCCGATCAGTACGAGAAGAAGAAACTGCCATCATGTTGAAGATTATACGTGATTCAAACAACGAGCCGGTGAATTTAAGCGATTTGTTCGTGACATACACCAACAACGTGACGTGTCAGGTGGTGTTAGGGCGGAAGTACGGCGAAGGGGTGAACGGGAAAAAATTCAAGCAACTTTTGAGGGATTTCCTCATAACATTGGGTTCGTTTGCAGTTGCTGACTTCATCCCTAGCCTCGCATGGGTGGATCGTATCAATGGTTTTGATAGTAAGGTGGAAAGAATCACGAGAGAGATTGATGAATTCGTGGAGGGAGTACTTGATGAGCATAAGAAGAAACAGAAAGATGTTATCGAGCATGAAAATTTTGTCGATATTTTACTGGAGATACAAAAAGAAGATGAAGACGGTGGTATTCTCAACAAGACTAATATCAAAGCACTTCTGTTGGACGCTTATACCGCCGGAACGGACACCACTGCCACCGTGCTAGAGTGGGTGATGGCGGAGCTACTCAAACACCCGAGGATCATGAAGAAAGTAAAAGATGAAGTGAGGACGATTTTGGCCGGAAAAAATGGCATCGCGGAGGAGGATCTTGAGAAGATGAGTTACCTAAAAGCTGTAATCAAGGAGACACTCCGGGTCCATCCTCCGCTGCCTATGTTAGTTCCTAATGTTGCTTCGAAAGATGTTAGAGTTATGGGGTACGACATCAGTAAGGGAACTTTGGTTATGACGAACGTTTGGGCAATCGGAAGGGACCCGAAACATTGGGATGAACCGGAGGAGTACCGGCCGGAGAGGTTCTTGGGTTCTAATATCGATTTCAAAGGGCATGATTTTGAGTTGATTCCGTTCGGAGCTGGGAGGAGGATTTGCCCAGGAATTGCATTTGCGATGGCTACGAATGAGAATTTGTTAGCGACTCTTCTGTATAAGTTCGATTGGAAATTGGGTAATGGAGAAAAGGAAGAGGAGTTGGATATGTCGGAATCTCCGGGAGTTGCAGTCCGCAAAAGGATTCCTCTTCTCGCCGTCGCAACTCCGGTTTGA
- the LOC111881420 gene encoding rhodanese-like domain-containing protein 11, chloroplastic, producing the protein MEILGVSVSPLTSTPSNPSNYQHYSNHRFGKTHFFNPSSLKHKPLHQIQFNSSCKGIIKAQAVDEDYELKQVKDMAAARKRWEALVREEKVKMLTPKEAGYAIQLSGKTLLDVRPSTEHEKAWVKGSTWIPIFDVDTQFDAGTLSRKVTSYMMGGWWSGVPTLSYDKQFVSKVMEKFPKDTDLIVACQKGLRSLAACEQLYNAGYTNIFWIQGGLEAAEEEDLEREGPQPFKLAGIGGVSEFLGWTDQQRAQAAKEGWGYKLMFSARLVGVVIAADALFIGVQQLSHYLQDIRAN; encoded by the exons ATGGAGATTCTTGGTGTGTCAGTTTCACCTCTCACCTCAACGCCCTCTAATCCCAGCAACTATCAGCATTACAGTAACCACCGATTCGGAAAAACCCATTTCTTCAACCCGTCATCTTTGAAACACAAACCCCTTCACCAAATTCAGTTTAACTCCAGC TGCAAAGGGATCATAAAAGCGCAAGCAGTCGATGAAGATTACGAGTTAAAGCAAGTGAAAGATATGGCTGCAGCTAGGAAGAGATGGGAGGCCCTG gtaagggaagagaaagtAAAAATGCTTACACCAAAGGAAGCTGGATACGCCATTCAACTTTCTGGCAAAACTTTACTTGATGTTCGTCCATCTACAGAGCATGAAAAG gcatgggttaaAGGGTCAACTTGGATCCCTATCTTTGATGTCGATACTCAGTTTGATGCTGGAACTCTTTCACGAAAGGTCACAAGTTACATGATGG GAGGTTGGTGGAGTGGCGTGCCTACGCTATCTTATGATAA acaatttgtttcaaaagtcaTGGAGAAATTCCCAAAAGATACAGACCTTATTGTCGCATGCCAAAAGGGATTAAG ATCTTTAGCTGCCTGTGAGCAACTATATAATGCTGGTTATACAAACATTTTCTGGATTCAAGGAGGTCTAGAGGCTGCTGAAGAAGAG GATCTTGAAAGGGAAGGTCCTCAGCCCTTTAAGCTTGCTGGAATTGGTGGAGTTTCAGAGTTTCTCGG TTGGACTGACCAACAAAGAGCTCAAGCTGCAAAGGAGGGCTGGGGTTACAAGCTAATGTTTTCTGCTCGATTG GTGGGGGTTGTTATTGCTGCTGATGCATTGTTTATTGGGGTCCAGCAACTCTCTCATTATCTTCAAGATATAAGGGCTAACTaa